In a genomic window of Pantoea agglomerans:
- a CDS encoding tautomerase family protein produces the protein MPEIVVYAVEGRSAEQKKNLMVKITDAVVESFGVERDLVVVSVVETKASDKARGGVPYSERGK, from the coding sequence ATGCCTGAGATTGTGGTTTATGCCGTAGAAGGCCGCTCTGCCGAGCAAAAAAAGAACCTGATGGTCAAGATCACCGACGCCGTAGTAGAGAGTTTCGGCGTGGAGCGCGATCTGGTGGTGGTGTCGGTCGTCGAAACCAAAGCCAGCGATAAAGCGCGCGGCGGCGTGCCCTACAGCGAACGCGGCAAATAG
- a CDS encoding DJ-1/PfpI family protein produces MSKKAALLLATGFEEAEAFITLDILSRLGIKVTTLACHPHNQVVSYHGVVTLADRLLEESQHEMFDAVIIPGGPEGTMNLAASPAVSAFIRRHDEAEKIIAPLCSAAARVLAGNGLLKGRRYTCSGELWMHYEDGEYVMADVVEDGNLLSGRGLGVAFDFALQLALRLTGKAGAADFQAEHIYYDRWRSDRLCN; encoded by the coding sequence ATGTCAAAGAAAGCTGCACTTTTGCTGGCCACCGGTTTTGAAGAAGCCGAAGCATTTATTACCCTCGATATCCTTAGCCGACTGGGGATAAAGGTCACTACCCTCGCCTGTCATCCCCACAATCAGGTTGTCAGCTATCACGGCGTGGTGACGCTGGCTGATCGGCTACTGGAAGAGAGCCAGCATGAAATGTTCGATGCGGTGATCATTCCCGGCGGCCCGGAGGGCACGATGAATCTGGCCGCCAGCCCGGCGGTCAGCGCCTTTATCCGCCGCCACGACGAGGCGGAGAAGATCATTGCGCCCCTCTGTTCTGCGGCGGCGCGTGTGCTGGCGGGCAACGGTCTGCTGAAAGGACGCCGCTACACCTGCTCGGGCGAACTCTGGATGCACTATGAGGATGGCGAGTATGTTATGGCGGATGTGGTGGAGGATGGCAATCTGCTCAGCGGCAGAGGGCTGGGCGTCGCTTTTGACTTCGCGCTGCAGCTGGCGCTGCGACTGACCGGCAAGGCGGGCGCAGCGGATTTCCAGGCAGAACATATCTACTATGACCGCTGGCGCAGCGATCGGCTGTGCAACTGA
- a CDS encoding choline transporter, whose protein sequence is MINPPASEKDRINPVVFYTSAGLILTFSLVTILFSEQAGAWIQAAVNWVSSTFGWYYMLAATLYIVFVLFMACSRFGAIKLGPEQSKPEFSLLSWSAMLFAAGIGIDLMFFSVAEPVTQYMQPPEGAGQTLEAARQAMVWTLFHYGLTGWSMYALMGIALGYFSYRYNLPLTIRSALYPIFGKRINGPIGHTVDIAAVVGTIFGIATTLGIGVVQLNYGLNVLFDIPEGLAAQTALIVLSVVIATISVTSGVDKGIRILSELNVALALGLILFVLFFGKTDFLLNALVLNVGDYINRFMGMTLNTFAFDRPTQWMNSWTLFFWAWWVAWSPFVGLFLARISRGRTIREFVLGTLIIPFTFTLLWLSIFGNAALYEILHGNSGFAQEVMAHAERGFYLLLEQYPAFKLSASVATITGMLFYVTSADSGSLVLGNFTSKLKDINSDAPNWLRIFWSVAIGVLTLSMLMTNGISALQNTTVIMGLPFSFVIFFVMAGLYKSLKVEDYRRASASRDTAPYLATSSDRLSWKKRLSRLMNYPGSRYTQQMMDSVIFPAMQEVAKELELRGGRVTLARHEAEESALGYIDLRVNLGEEQDFVYQVWPQQYSVPGFTYRARSGKSTYYRLETFLLEGSQGNDLTDYSKEQVIIDILDQYERHLNFIHLHREAPGNNITFPSL, encoded by the coding sequence ATGATTAATCCACCTGCAAGTGAAAAAGACAGAATCAATCCTGTGGTGTTCTACACCTCAGCCGGACTGATTCTGACATTTTCACTGGTGACGATTCTCTTCAGCGAGCAGGCCGGGGCATGGATTCAGGCGGCAGTGAACTGGGTATCGTCTACGTTTGGCTGGTATTACATGCTGGCCGCGACGCTTTACATCGTATTCGTGCTGTTTATGGCCTGTTCCCGCTTTGGCGCGATTAAGCTGGGGCCGGAGCAGTCCAAGCCGGAGTTCAGCCTGCTGAGCTGGTCGGCGATGCTGTTTGCCGCCGGTATCGGCATCGACCTGATGTTTTTCTCGGTGGCGGAGCCGGTGACGCAGTATATGCAGCCGCCGGAAGGCGCGGGCCAGACCCTGGAAGCGGCGCGACAGGCGATGGTCTGGACGCTGTTCCACTATGGCCTGACCGGCTGGTCGATGTATGCGCTGATGGGCATCGCGCTTGGCTACTTCAGCTACCGCTACAACCTGCCGCTCACCATCCGCTCGGCGCTCTATCCTATCTTCGGCAAGCGTATTAACGGCCCCATCGGCCATACCGTTGATATCGCGGCGGTGGTAGGCACCATTTTCGGCATCGCCACTACGCTCGGCATCGGCGTAGTACAGCTGAACTACGGGCTGAACGTGCTGTTTGATATTCCGGAAGGGCTGGCGGCGCAGACCGCGCTTATCGTGCTGTCAGTGGTGATCGCCACGATTTCGGTAACGTCCGGCGTCGACAAGGGGATCCGTATCCTTTCCGAGCTAAACGTGGCGCTGGCGCTTGGCCTGATCCTGTTTGTGCTCTTTTTCGGCAAAACCGATTTCCTGCTTAACGCGCTGGTGCTGAACGTCGGCGACTATATCAACCGCTTTATGGGCATGACGCTTAACACTTTCGCCTTCGACCGTCCGACGCAGTGGATGAACAGCTGGACGCTGTTCTTCTGGGCCTGGTGGGTCGCCTGGTCGCCGTTCGTGGGGCTCTTCCTCGCGCGTATTTCCCGTGGCCGTACTATCCGCGAGTTTGTGCTGGGCACGCTGATTATTCCCTTTACCTTTACGCTGCTGTGGCTGTCGATATTCGGCAACGCCGCGCTCTATGAGATCCTACACGGCAACAGCGGCTTTGCGCAGGAGGTGATGGCTCACGCGGAGCGCGGCTTCTATCTGCTGCTGGAGCAGTATCCCGCCTTTAAGCTGAGCGCCTCGGTCGCCACCATTACCGGTATGCTGTTCTACGTCACGTCGGCGGACTCCGGCTCGCTGGTGCTGGGCAACTTCACCTCAAAACTCAAGGATATCAACAGCGATGCGCCGAACTGGCTGCGCATCTTCTGGTCGGTAGCGATTGGCGTGCTGACGCTGAGCATGCTGATGACCAACGGTATCTCCGCGCTGCAAAACACCACGGTGATCATGGGTCTGCCGTTCAGCTTTGTAATCTTCTTTGTAATGGCAGGGCTTTATAAATCCCTGAAGGTGGAAGATTACCGCCGCGCCAGCGCCAGCCGTGATACCGCGCCCTATCTGGCCACCAGCAGCGACCGGCTGAGCTGGAAGAAACGTCTGTCGCGGCTGATGAACTATCCCGGCTCGCGCTACACCCAGCAGATGATGGATAGCGTGATCTTCCCGGCGATGCAGGAGGTGGCGAAAGAGCTGGAGCTGCGCGGCGGCCGCGTGACGCTGGCGCGCCATGAGGCAGAGGAGAGCGCCCTGGGGTATATCGATTTGCGCGTCAACCTGGGTGAGGAGCAGGATTTCGTCTATCAGGTTTGGCCGCAGCAGTACTCGGTGCCGGGCTTTACCTACCGCGCGCGCAGCGGCAAATCGACCTACTACCGGCTGGAAACCTTTCTGCTGGAGGGTAGCCAGGGCAACGACCTGACGGACTACAGCAAAGAGCAGGTGATTATCGACATTCTCGATCAGTACGAGCGTCACCTGAACTTTATCCATCTGCACCGTGAAGCGCCGGGCAACAATATCACCTTCCCGAGCCTGTAA
- the betI gene encoding transcriptional regulator BetI: MPKVGMQPIRRRQLIDATLETINEVGINDATIAQIARRAGVSTGIISHYFKDKNGLLEATMRDITRQLRDAVAIRLRPLADASTEARLCAIVEGNFDESQLHKAAMKAWLDFWSSSMHQPQLNRLERVSSSRLFSALAAEFRRELPREAARTAAYGLAALIDGLWLRAALGGKPFDFQLARSLTTQFIRQQLAGNTHP, from the coding sequence ATGCCAAAGGTAGGAATGCAGCCGATACGACGTCGGCAGCTGATTGATGCAACTCTGGAAACCATTAACGAAGTCGGGATTAACGACGCCACCATCGCGCAGATTGCGCGGCGCGCAGGCGTCTCGACCGGCATCATCAGCCACTACTTCAAAGACAAGAACGGTCTGCTGGAAGCCACCATGCGCGACATCACGCGACAGCTGCGCGACGCGGTGGCGATCAGGCTCAGGCCGCTGGCGGACGCCAGTACCGAGGCGCGTCTCTGTGCCATCGTCGAGGGCAACTTCGATGAGAGCCAGCTGCATAAGGCGGCGATGAAGGCCTGGCTCGATTTCTGGTCGAGCAGCATGCATCAGCCCCAGCTCAACCGGCTGGAGCGCGTCAGCAGCAGCCGCCTCTTCTCCGCGCTGGCCGCAGAGTTCCGCCGCGAGCTGCCGCGCGAGGCGGCGCGCACCGCCGCTTACGGGCTGGCGGCGCTGATCGACGGCCTCTGGCTGCGCGCGGCGCTGGGCGGCAAACCCTTTGATTTTCAGCTGGCTCGCTCGTTAACGACCCAGTTCATACGCCAGCAGCTCGCTGGCAACACCCATCCCTGA
- the betB gene encoding betaine-aldehyde dehydrogenase, translating to MSRFAEQHLYIDGAYVPAAAGDTFDTINPANGDVLAKVHEAGRADVDRAVAAARKGQKVWAAMTAMQRSRILRRAVDILRERNDELAALETLDTGKPLSETASVDIVTGADVLEYYAGLIPSLEGQQIPLRDTSFVYTRREPLGVVAGIGAWNYPIQIALWKSAPALAAGNAMIFKPSEVTPLTALKLAEIYSEAGVPDGVFNVLPGSGAVTGQLLTEHPGIDKVSFTGGVASGKKVMANAAGSTLKEVTMELGGKSPLIVFDDADLDLAADIAMMANFYSSGQVCTNGTRVFVPASLKAAFEEKIVARVARIRAGDLNDPATNFGPLVSFAHRDNVMRYIETGIAEGARLLCGGKRMQGDAFDKGAWVEPTVFTDCRDEMTIVREEIFGPVMSILSYESEDEVVRRANATEYGLAAGLVTQDLNRAHRVIHQIEAGICWINTWGESAAEMPVGGYKHSGIGRENGLMTLQNYTQVKSVQVELDRFQSVF from the coding sequence ATGTCCCGATTCGCAGAGCAGCACCTCTATATTGATGGCGCTTACGTCCCGGCAGCGGCTGGCGACACCTTTGACACCATCAATCCCGCTAACGGCGACGTGCTGGCGAAGGTGCATGAGGCGGGCCGCGCTGACGTTGACCGCGCCGTTGCTGCCGCGCGCAAAGGCCAGAAGGTCTGGGCGGCAATGACCGCGATGCAGCGCTCGCGCATTCTGCGCCGCGCGGTAGATATCTTGCGCGAGCGCAACGACGAACTGGCCGCGCTGGAAACGCTGGACACCGGCAAACCGCTGAGCGAAACCGCCAGCGTGGATATCGTCACCGGCGCGGACGTGCTGGAGTACTACGCGGGCCTGATCCCGTCGCTGGAGGGCCAGCAGATCCCGCTGCGCGATACCTCTTTTGTCTACACGCGCCGCGAGCCGCTCGGTGTGGTAGCGGGTATCGGCGCGTGGAACTACCCGATTCAAATCGCCCTGTGGAAATCTGCCCCGGCGCTGGCGGCGGGCAATGCGATGATCTTCAAGCCGAGTGAAGTTACGCCGCTTACCGCGCTGAAGCTGGCGGAGATCTATAGCGAAGCGGGCGTGCCGGACGGCGTGTTTAATGTGCTGCCGGGCAGCGGCGCGGTAACCGGCCAGCTGCTGACCGAGCATCCCGGCATCGATAAAGTCTCTTTCACCGGTGGCGTCGCCAGCGGTAAAAAAGTGATGGCCAACGCGGCGGGCTCGACCCTGAAAGAGGTCACCATGGAGCTGGGCGGTAAGTCGCCGCTGATTGTCTTTGACGATGCCGATCTCGACCTCGCCGCAGATATCGCCATGATGGCCAACTTCTACAGTTCCGGTCAGGTCTGCACCAACGGCACCCGCGTCTTTGTTCCGGCCAGCCTGAAGGCTGCGTTTGAAGAAAAAATTGTGGCGCGCGTCGCCCGCATTCGCGCCGGCGACCTCAACGATCCCGCTACCAACTTCGGCCCGCTGGTGAGCTTTGCCCACCGCGACAACGTGATGCGCTATATCGAAACCGGTATCGCCGAAGGCGCGCGCCTGCTGTGCGGCGGCAAGCGGATGCAGGGGGACGCGTTTGATAAGGGCGCCTGGGTAGAGCCGACGGTGTTCACCGACTGCCGCGATGAGATGACTATCGTACGCGAAGAAATCTTCGGGCCGGTGATGTCGATTCTGAGCTATGAGAGCGAAGACGAAGTGGTACGCCGCGCCAACGCCACAGAATATGGCCTGGCCGCGGGTCTGGTCACGCAGGATCTTAACCGCGCGCATCGCGTTATCCACCAGATTGAAGCCGGTATTTGCTGGATTAACACCTGGGGTGAATCGGCGGCGGAGATGCCTGTCGGGGGTTACAAGCACTCGGGCATTGGCCGCGAAAATGGCCTGATGACCCTGCAAAATTATACCCAGGTGAAATCCGTACAGGTCGAGCTCGACCGTTTTCAGTCGGTATTTTAA
- the betA gene encoding choline dehydrogenase, whose translation MEFDYIIIGAGSAGNVLATRLTEDSDVNVLLLEAGGPDYRMDFRTQMPAALAYPLQGKRYNWAYETEPEPHMNNRRMECGRGKGLGGSSLINGMCYIRANAMDLDGWAQAPGLESWSYLNCLPYYRKAETRDIGPNEYHGGDGPVCVATPKAGNNPLFAAMIEAGVEAGYPRTEDLNGYQQEGFGPMDRTVTPQGRRSSTARGYLDRAKNRPNLKIITHAITDRILFDGKRAVGVQYLLGASNTSHKVHARREVLLCAGAIASPQILQRSGVGAASLLKSFDIPVVHDLPGVGENLQDHLEMYLQYECKEPVSLYPALKWWNQPKIGAEWMFNGTGIGASNHFEAGGFIRSREEFAWPNIQYHFLPVAINYNGSNAVNAHGFQCHVGSMRSPSRGHVRIKSRDPRRHPAILFNYMASEQDWHEFRDAIRITRQIINQPALDKFRGREISPGVECETDEQLDEFVRNHAETAYHPCGTCKMGSDEMAVVDGEGRVHGMQGLRVVDASIMPLIITGNLNATTIMIGEKIADNIRGRQPLPASTASYFVAGETPVRGEPRRA comes from the coding sequence ATGGAATTTGATTACATCATTATCGGAGCCGGATCCGCAGGGAACGTTTTGGCTACCCGACTGACCGAAGACAGCGACGTCAACGTTCTGCTGCTGGAAGCGGGCGGCCCAGATTACCGTATGGATTTTCGCACGCAGATGCCTGCGGCGCTTGCCTACCCTTTGCAGGGAAAACGCTATAACTGGGCGTATGAAACCGAGCCAGAACCCCATATGAACAACCGCCGCATGGAGTGCGGACGCGGTAAAGGACTGGGCGGCTCATCGCTGATCAACGGCATGTGCTATATCCGCGCCAACGCGATGGATCTCGACGGCTGGGCGCAGGCGCCGGGCCTGGAGTCCTGGTCCTATCTCAACTGCCTGCCCTACTACCGTAAGGCGGAAACGCGCGACATCGGGCCGAATGAGTATCACGGCGGCGACGGCCCAGTCTGCGTGGCGACGCCGAAGGCAGGCAATAATCCGCTGTTCGCCGCAATGATTGAGGCAGGCGTCGAGGCGGGCTATCCGCGCACCGAGGATTTGAACGGTTATCAGCAGGAGGGCTTCGGCCCGATGGATCGCACCGTCACGCCGCAGGGACGCCGCTCCAGCACCGCGCGTGGCTATCTCGATCGGGCGAAAAACCGTCCGAACCTGAAAATTATTACCCATGCCATTACCGATCGCATTCTGTTCGACGGCAAGCGCGCCGTCGGCGTGCAGTATCTGCTCGGTGCCAGCAACACGTCGCACAAGGTGCATGCGCGGCGCGAAGTGCTGCTCTGCGCGGGCGCCATCGCCTCGCCGCAGATTCTGCAGCGCTCCGGCGTCGGCGCGGCCAGCCTGCTGAAGTCATTCGATATTCCCGTGGTGCATGACCTGCCGGGCGTCGGCGAGAACCTTCAGGATCATCTGGAGATGTATCTGCAGTACGAGTGCAAAGAGCCGGTGTCGCTCTACCCGGCCCTGAAATGGTGGAACCAGCCGAAGATTGGCGCGGAGTGGATGTTTAACGGCACCGGCATCGGCGCCAGCAACCACTTTGAGGCGGGCGGCTTTATCCGCAGCCGCGAAGAGTTCGCCTGGCCGAATATTCAGTATCACTTCCTGCCGGTGGCGATTAACTACAACGGTTCAAACGCGGTCAACGCGCACGGCTTCCAGTGTCACGTTGGCTCGATGCGTTCGCCGAGCCGCGGCCATGTGCGCATTAAATCGCGCGATCCGCGCCGCCATCCGGCGATCCTGTTTAACTATATGGCCAGCGAGCAGGACTGGCACGAGTTCCGCGACGCTATCCGCATTACGCGCCAGATAATTAACCAGCCGGCGCTGGACAAGTTCCGCGGTCGCGAAATCAGCCCCGGCGTAGAGTGCGAAACCGACGAGCAGCTGGATGAGTTCGTGCGCAACCACGCCGAAACGGCCTACCATCCGTGCGGCACCTGTAAAATGGGCAGCGACGAGATGGCGGTGGTCGATGGTGAAGGCCGCGTGCACGGCATGCAGGGACTGCGCGTGGTGGATGCGTCGATTATGCCGCTGATTATTACCGGCAACCTGAATGCGACCACTATTATGATCGGCGAGAAAATTGCTGACAATATTCGCGGTCGCCAGCCGCTTCCCGCCTCGACGGCAAGCTACTTTGTCGCGGGCGAAACGCCGGTGCGCGGCGAACCGCGACGGGCTTAA
- a CDS encoding NAD(P)/FAD-dependent oxidoreductase yields the protein MRIKINAVTDSPTFPEQVDVVVIGGGIIGTSVAYELAKQGVSVALFEKGVIGGEQSGRNWGWVRQQNRDLYELPLAMRSLQRWEELGNEIGLDLGFRRSGILYGTQNEADVARWEQWGKQAKQIGFVSHLLSPKEVYERLGEQARWAGGIWSPTDGRAEPSLAAPAIAVGAQKLGASLHQRCAVRGLDISAGRVSGVWTERGRVRASQVICCGGAWSSRFCKQYGIDLPSANILGTAFKTTAAPEVIQGCLSMPELCIRRRLDGSYTVAIPGRGQLDLAPQNIRYTTKFYPMYRSKIAKKLKLRLNGSFFNGPEAAGSWSNNGVSPFEKIRVLDPKPDRQILNEALGILVKAFPALEGIKIDHAWGGWIDTTPDLVPVIDEMPRVPGLFVASGFSGHGFGIGPGAGLLCAQLMTNCQRFTDIAPYRLARFDKGNAIREPQMM from the coding sequence ATGCGCATCAAAATCAATGCTGTCACAGACAGCCCGACCTTTCCCGAGCAGGTCGATGTGGTGGTGATCGGCGGCGGCATTATCGGCACCTCCGTCGCCTATGAGCTGGCGAAGCAGGGCGTTTCGGTCGCGCTGTTTGAAAAAGGTGTTATCGGCGGCGAGCAGTCGGGGCGCAACTGGGGATGGGTGAGACAACAAAACCGCGACCTCTACGAACTGCCGCTGGCGATGCGTAGCCTGCAGCGCTGGGAAGAGCTGGGCAACGAAATCGGCCTGGATCTCGGCTTTCGCCGCAGCGGCATCCTCTACGGCACGCAGAACGAGGCGGACGTGGCGCGCTGGGAGCAGTGGGGCAAACAGGCGAAGCAGATCGGTTTCGTCAGCCATCTGCTGTCGCCGAAAGAGGTATACGAGCGGCTGGGAGAGCAGGCGCGCTGGGCCGGCGGCATCTGGTCGCCGACCGACGGTCGAGCCGAGCCGTCGCTTGCGGCACCCGCTATCGCCGTCGGCGCACAAAAGCTGGGCGCATCCCTTCATCAGCGCTGCGCGGTACGCGGGCTGGATATCAGCGCGGGCCGCGTTTCCGGCGTCTGGACAGAACGCGGCCGCGTGCGCGCCAGCCAGGTGATCTGCTGCGGCGGCGCATGGAGTTCGCGCTTCTGCAAGCAGTACGGTATCGACCTGCCCAGCGCCAATATTCTCGGCACCGCGTTTAAAACCACGGCGGCGCCGGAAGTGATTCAGGGCTGTCTGAGCATGCCCGAGCTTTGTATCCGCCGTCGGCTGGACGGCAGCTACACCGTGGCGATCCCCGGCCGCGGCCAGCTCGATCTCGCGCCGCAGAATATCCGCTATACGACGAAGTTCTATCCGATGTACCGCAGTAAGATCGCCAAAAAGCTCAAGCTGCGGCTGAACGGCTCCTTTTTTAACGGGCCGGAGGCGGCGGGATCCTGGTCGAACAATGGGGTGTCGCCGTTTGAGAAGATCCGCGTGCTGGACCCGAAGCCCGATCGGCAGATTCTGAACGAAGCGCTGGGCATTCTGGTGAAGGCCTTTCCTGCGCTGGAGGGGATTAAAATCGATCACGCCTGGGGCGGCTGGATTGATACCACGCCAGATCTGGTGCCGGTTATCGATGAGATGCCGCGCGTGCCCGGCCTGTTTGTCGCATCAGGCTTTAGCGGACATGGTTTCGGTATCGGCCCTGGCGCGGGCCTGCTCTGCGCGCAGCTGATGACAAACTGTCAGCGCTTTACCGATATCGCGCCGTACCGCCTGGCGCGCTTCGATAAAGGCAATGCGATCCGCGAGCCGCAGATGATGTAA
- a CDS encoding cupin domain-containing protein yields MKNASQPRAEPGAAETDIGSRLKSLRKARNLTITELALLANVSAGAISQIERNLTNPTVRVLEQLRLVLKVPLTAFLEESAASLRGAEHYVRRSAERPRFNVGKRGIAKEMLSPSGDHDMQFMLIDIPPGVRSDEMLIGQGEKAGLVVEGELTLEINGDAARLMTGDSFQFKSHLPHNIFNHTERDARVLWIMHIPPEKHL; encoded by the coding sequence ATGAAAAACGCATCGCAACCCAGAGCGGAGCCAGGGGCCGCCGAAACGGATATTGGATCGCGGCTGAAAAGCCTGCGTAAGGCGCGCAATCTGACCATTACCGAACTGGCGCTGCTGGCGAACGTGTCAGCCGGGGCCATCAGCCAGATTGAACGCAACCTGACAAACCCTACCGTGCGGGTGCTTGAACAGCTCCGGCTGGTGCTGAAAGTGCCGCTGACGGCTTTTCTGGAGGAGAGCGCCGCATCGCTGCGCGGCGCCGAGCACTATGTGCGCCGCAGCGCGGAGCGGCCGCGCTTTAACGTCGGCAAACGCGGCATCGCCAAAGAGATGCTGTCGCCTTCGGGCGATCACGATATGCAGTTTATGCTCATCGACATTCCTCCCGGCGTGCGCTCCGACGAAATGCTGATTGGCCAGGGCGAAAAGGCGGGGCTGGTGGTCGAAGGCGAGCTGACGCTGGAGATCAATGGCGATGCCGCGCGCCTGATGACCGGCGACAGCTTTCAGTTTAAGAGCCATCTGCCGCATAACATTTTCAACCATACGGAGCGCGACGCCAGAGTGTTGTGGATCATGCATATTCCGCCTGAAAAGCATCTCTGA
- a CDS encoding ABC transporter substrate-binding protein, with product MSVVRKISLLNLSIAMGVTALVSLNAQAAALTAGSPPSSAPTTFLNTQSGKIEGFMPDVAAEVARRQHLEVNFTAVPFSTLIQSVIAGKIDMIVAGMTPTPERAKRIGFSQPVTAFGAGLVVRDDNEKKYHSWQDLKGDVVGTMAGTDYTQSLMQSGIAKEVKVYDSPADMTRDLSLGRIAAGMNDYPILKAQAKAGGLKGMHVVEGYQPEHVSPMAFGVKKGNDKLLAEIDSALTAMKQDGTLQTIKDKWGMP from the coding sequence ATGTCTGTCGTCCGCAAAATAAGCCTGCTGAATCTCTCTATAGCCATGGGCGTGACCGCCCTGGTCAGCCTGAATGCCCAGGCCGCCGCCTTAACGGCGGGATCGCCGCCCTCCAGCGCACCAACCACCTTCCTGAACACCCAAAGTGGGAAAATCGAAGGCTTTATGCCGGACGTCGCGGCGGAGGTGGCCAGGCGTCAGCATCTGGAGGTCAATTTTACCGCCGTGCCTTTCTCAACGCTGATCCAGTCGGTTATCGCCGGTAAGATCGATATGATCGTCGCCGGTATGACGCCGACACCGGAGCGCGCGAAGCGAATCGGGTTTTCGCAGCCGGTCACAGCCTTTGGCGCGGGGCTGGTGGTGCGCGACGACAACGAGAAAAAATATCACTCCTGGCAGGATTTAAAAGGCGACGTGGTGGGCACCATGGCCGGCACCGATTATACCCAAAGCCTGATGCAGAGCGGCATCGCCAAAGAGGTGAAAGTCTATGACAGCCCGGCGGATATGACGCGCGATCTCTCGCTAGGCCGCATTGCGGCCGGGATGAATGACTATCCCATTTTAAAAGCGCAGGCTAAAGCGGGCGGGCTGAAAGGCATGCACGTTGTGGAAGGCTATCAGCCTGAGCATGTTTCTCCGATGGCGTTCGGCGTGAAGAAAGGTAACGATAAACTGCTGGCGGAGATCGACAGCGCCTTAACCGCCATGAAACAGGACGGCACGCTTCAGACCATCAAGGACAAATGGGGCATGCCCTGA
- a CDS encoding amino acid ABC transporter permease codes for MDWSSIHTYLPFLLKGAEMTISITLLSLAISTPLGLIFAAAKMCPWKIISWPVATVINITRGLPMIVVLFYIYFVFPDIGITLTSFQASVIGIAFCFSTYIAEIFRAGIESVDRGQLEAARSMGMGFLKAMRRVILPQAFHVALPPYSNTLVMMLKDSALASTIAVTEMTRQGQLIAASTFDNTTVYTLVAVLYLLLCMPLMALTKRLEKRQIKGA; via the coding sequence ATGGACTGGAGCAGCATTCATACCTACCTGCCCTTTTTGCTAAAAGGGGCTGAAATGACGATATCCATTACGCTGCTGTCGCTGGCGATCAGTACGCCGCTGGGGCTGATATTTGCCGCGGCAAAGATGTGCCCGTGGAAAATTATTTCCTGGCCGGTGGCGACGGTGATAAATATTACCCGCGGCCTGCCGATGATTGTGGTGCTGTTTTATATCTATTTTGTCTTTCCCGATATTGGTATCACCCTGACTTCTTTTCAGGCCAGCGTGATCGGTATCGCTTTTTGCTTCTCCACCTATATCGCCGAAATATTTCGTGCCGGTATTGAGTCCGTCGATCGCGGTCAGCTTGAAGCGGCGCGCTCAATGGGAATGGGCTTTCTCAAAGCGATGCGCCGCGTCATCCTGCCGCAGGCGTTTCACGTCGCGCTGCCGCCCTACAGCAATACGCTGGTGATGATGCTAAAAGATTCCGCCCTCGCCTCGACCATTGCCGTAACGGAAATGACCCGGCAGGGCCAGCTGATCGCCGCGTCGACCTTTGACAACACCACGGTCTATACGCTGGTGGCGGTGCTGTATCTGCTGCTGTGCATGCCGCTGATGGCCCTGACCAAACGGCTGGAGAAACGCCAGATTAAAGGAGCCTGA
- a CDS encoding amino acid ABC transporter ATP-binding protein, whose translation MIEIDEVHKKFGRVEVLKGVSFSVSAGEVVCLIGPSGSGKSTILRCINGLESYEGGEIRVLDQRVDSRHKSINDLRRQIGMVFQRFNLFPHRSVLENVMEGPVHVNGESRAQAEKRAKSLLALVGLADKINAWPGQLSGGQQQRVAIARTLALQPKAILFDEPTSALDPELVGEVLQVMRNLAQEGMTMIVVTHEMQFAREVADRVCFLHSGQIVEQGPAQEILLRPQEARTQDFLRRVLGNSDHHFCRQCQSVV comes from the coding sequence ATGATTGAGATCGATGAGGTACATAAAAAATTTGGCCGCGTGGAGGTGCTGAAAGGCGTCAGTTTTTCCGTGAGCGCCGGCGAAGTGGTCTGCCTGATCGGCCCGTCCGGCTCCGGTAAGTCGACCATTTTGCGCTGCATTAACGGGCTGGAGAGCTATGAAGGCGGCGAAATACGCGTACTGGACCAGCGGGTAGACAGCCGACATAAAAGCATTAACGATCTTCGTCGCCAGATCGGCATGGTGTTTCAGCGTTTCAACCTTTTCCCACACCGCAGCGTGCTGGAAAACGTGATGGAAGGCCCCGTTCACGTTAACGGCGAGTCGCGCGCCCAGGCGGAAAAGCGCGCCAAATCCCTGCTGGCGCTGGTGGGGCTGGCAGACAAAATTAACGCCTGGCCTGGACAGCTTTCCGGCGGTCAGCAGCAGCGCGTGGCGATCGCGCGCACGCTGGCACTGCAGCCGAAAGCGATTCTGTTCGACGAGCCCACTTCCGCGCTCGATCCCGAACTGGTTGGTGAAGTGCTGCAGGTGATGCGCAATCTGGCGCAGGAAGGCATGACGATGATTGTGGTTACCCATGAGATGCAGTTCGCCCGTGAGGTAGCCGATCGCGTCTGTTTTCTCCACAGCGGGCAGATTGTTGAGCAGGGACCGGCGCAGGAAATTCTGCTGCGGCCGCAGGAGGCACGCACGCAGGATTTCCTGCGTCGCGTACTCGGCAACAGCGACCACCATTTTTGCCGCCAGTGTCAGTCGGTGGTTTAG